CCACGGCTAACCCCCAACAACGTCCCAAAATCAGTTTGATTCAAACCTAAGCGCTCGCGCTCTTCCCTTAGGCGATCACCTACTCCGTCAGCTATGAGCATTTTTTTATTCACCACACTTGACCTGATCAATTTTTTGACCAAGAATCACCACAGACAAACAGAAACAACCACAAACGAACAGAGTAGACATGATGCCCGCCACCGTTACACCCGAGCAAGCCCGGGCCGCTCTTGATCACAAGGGAGTGAGCATCGCGGAGTTCAGCCGCAAACACGGATTGAACAAAAATTTAGTCAGCGACCTATTGAATGGTCGGATCAAAGGTCGCCGGGGGGAGGCACATCGCGCCGCCGTGTTACTCGGTATCAAAGACGGCGTGATCGCACAGTAATGGTCAGCACACGTAGGGAACAGCAGAAGATGGAAAGCCAGGTTCTAAAAACACGCCGTGAAGTTGTCAGTGCCATTATTTGCACCTTTGAAGGTGGCCGCGAATGCGCCGCCGCCCGAATCGGTTTACCACTCAAGAAGTTTGATAACCACGCCTATGAGAACAACAACTGCCGTCCTTTGACAGACTCCCAGATCTTCCAACTGGAGCAAGTTACCGGCACCCAACACTTGGCCAACTACGTGGCGGCAATGTACGGCGGCATGTTCGTACCTGTCACCAGCCCCGAGAACCTGGATAACGTGGAGATGTACGCACGATCTGTACAGAGTGCCGCAAAGCGGGGAACGGTCGATCAGATCATTGCTCAGGCGCTTGATGATGGCGTGATCACCGAGGCCGAAGCCCAGGCAATACAGAACGCTCACACCCTCCACTTGGCTGCACGGACTGCCGAAGTCTATGCCGCCATCGACCTCTACCGCGCCAAGTCGGGGAAAACCATATGAACGCTAAGACCAATACCCTGGACTATCAGGAATGCATGCAAAACGCTGCACTGGCCTTCCTTGAGCGCCATCAAGCCGAACACCTGGGCGACCTGTCTGCGCTTTTCAACCGCACCATCAATCACCTGGTGAGCAGCTTCGACGTGGCGGAATCGATTGCAATCAAATTGACTTCGCTTGCCCACATCGAGCTGGTGGAAATTGCCTTCCGACAGCGCCTTGATCTGGACTACAGCAGTGACACCGTTGTGGTGATCAACGATCCGATTAAGGGACTGTGCTGGTCCGTACCCGTCAGCCTGATCTACGAACGCATCTTGAACGCCCCTGACAACGTGCGTTTGCGCTCCACGAACCCGTAACACTCACCCCCAATCAATCGCCGGCCCCACATCCCGTGGGTATGGGTGAGCTGCGCCCGAAATCGAGGTTTAACGATGGCAAACGCCGTAATTGTCACCACTCAACTGCCCCCCGCAGAGGCCGAAGCGTTACTGGCGGCCCTGCGTGAACAGTATCGCTTGAGCCTCAACGAGCATTGGTACGCCGACCAGTTCCGCCTTGTTGCGGACGGCCAGCGTCACGGCGCAATTCTCGCCCACGTCCCGGTAATGGCTGCACAAAAACGCCTTATGGCAGCCCTGTCCCACAGCCTTAAAGCAGTGAAGTAACCCCATGAAAGAAGATCTTCGCCACGACGTGCTGCAACGCCTCCAGTCTGACTTCGGGCTCAAGCACCGCGTGGGCACCGACTACATGCGCGGCGGCACCTGTCCCAAGTGCAAAAAGAAAGAGCTGTATTCCCGGTTTGATACGCCCTGGATGGTGATTTGTGGTCGCCCTGAGAAGTGTGGCCACACCCTGCACGTAAAAGAGCTGTACGACGATCTGTTTGAAGATTGGAGCAAGCGAGCGCCGGCAACAGACCAGCACCCCAACGCGACGGCACGCGCTTACCTGGAGTTCGCCCGGGGCTTTCGGTTTGAGCTGATCCAAGGCTGGTTCACCCAGGAAACCTTCTACTCTGCTGAACACAACGCCGGCAGCGCCACTGTGCGCTTCGCACTGGAGAAAGGCGGCTGGTGGGAACGCCTAATTGATCAGCCCCACCGCTTCGGCAAGATGAAAGCCCGCTTTAAATCCAAGGACAGTTATCGCGGCGTCTGGTGGTGCCCGCCTTGCGTAGACCTTCTTGAGGCCAAGGAGATCTGGATTGTCGAAGGGATCTTCGACGCCATCGCCTTGGTGCATAACGACATCGCTG
The Pseudomonas hygromyciniae genome window above contains:
- a CDS encoding DNA-binding protein; the encoded protein is MPATVTPEQARAALDHKGVSIAEFSRKHGLNKNLVSDLLNGRIKGRRGEAHRAAVLLGIKDGVIAQ
- a CDS encoding YmfL family putative regulatory protein, with the protein product MESQVLKTRREVVSAIICTFEGGRECAAARIGLPLKKFDNHAYENNNCRPLTDSQIFQLEQVTGTQHLANYVAAMYGGMFVPVTSPENLDNVEMYARSVQSAAKRGTVDQIIAQALDDGVITEAEAQAIQNAHTLHLAARTAEVYAAIDLYRAKSGKTI